In Actinomadura citrea, a single window of DNA contains:
- a CDS encoding LysR family transcriptional regulator, whose amino-acid sequence MLVDPGQLRLLALIERHGSLTAAAHALQLTPAAVTQQVAKAERDWQVPLVIRGPRGATLTAAGALLASHGRTVEEASDRAEAELAALLGHLSLRLRIGTFQAAALHLLPPALTALRHRHPDADVSVMDVVSGRGADEISAGRLDVAIVASWDAPLAPPPHLRAHSLLLDPMVVVLPDDHPLAAGQPADTELHLERLRGESWVSILAGHAAREQFHDAAREAGFTPTVRFETESYDVAQALVGTGIAVALVSRLALTHAPGTTHRELAHPRPYRHLYAVTRTDASLTPLADMLIDLLRDVARDITATWEAPLQEEQRSSNSPHGA is encoded by the coding sequence ATGCTGGTGGATCCGGGGCAGCTGCGGCTTCTCGCGTTGATCGAGCGGCACGGCTCCCTGACGGCGGCGGCTCACGCGCTCCAGCTCACGCCCGCGGCGGTCACCCAGCAGGTGGCCAAGGCCGAGCGCGACTGGCAGGTGCCCCTGGTCATCCGGGGTCCTCGCGGAGCGACGCTCACCGCGGCCGGTGCGCTGCTCGCCTCCCACGGTCGAACCGTGGAGGAGGCATCGGACAGGGCCGAGGCGGAACTGGCCGCACTGCTCGGCCACCTCTCGCTGCGTCTGCGCATCGGTACGTTCCAGGCGGCCGCCCTGCACCTGCTGCCGCCGGCCCTGACGGCTCTGCGACACCGCCATCCGGACGCCGACGTCTCCGTCATGGACGTGGTGTCCGGACGCGGAGCGGACGAGATCAGCGCGGGCCGCCTGGACGTCGCCATCGTCGCGTCCTGGGACGCGCCGCTCGCGCCGCCGCCACACCTACGGGCCCACTCGCTCCTGTTGGACCCGATGGTCGTGGTTCTCCCCGATGACCATCCACTGGCCGCCGGGCAGCCCGCGGACACCGAACTTCACCTGGAACGACTGCGCGGCGAATCGTGGGTCTCCATCCTGGCCGGCCATGCCGCCCGCGAACAGTTCCACGACGCTGCCCGCGAGGCCGGCTTCACTCCCACCGTGCGGTTCGAGACCGAGTCCTACGACGTCGCCCAGGCCCTCGTCGGCACAGGCATCGCAGTGGCGCTGGTCTCGCGCCTGGCCCTGACCCATGCGCCCGGCACCACCCATCGCGAACTGGCCCACCCCAGGCCCTACCGCCACCTCTACGCCGTGACCAGAACCGACGCCAGCCTCACACCACTCGCAGACATGCTCATCGACCTCCTACGTGACGTCGCCCGCGACATCACCGCCACCTGGGAGGCTCCCCTGCAAGAAGAACAACGCTCATCGAACTCACCGCATGGGGCCTGA
- a CDS encoding LysE family translocator → MPTHVPVFIATTLLLAMLPGASQALMIRQVLEGGQRTLRGTLAGNASGFLLWSTAAAAGLSAVLLASPTAYAVLRIAGGVVLMILGVKTLRTALTTASTRPPHEGGRTGFAGGYLTGLITNLGNPKAGVFAISVLPQFVTAEGPVFLSTVALGALWALVSASWYMLLTWAVGRGRALVSRPTVLRGLSVTTGVVLLGLGAAVAAGV, encoded by the coding sequence ATGCCCACGCATGTGCCCGTTTTCATCGCCACCACCTTGCTGCTGGCGATGCTGCCAGGCGCGAGTCAAGCCCTGATGATCCGGCAGGTCCTGGAAGGCGGCCAACGGACGCTCCGGGGCACGCTCGCGGGCAATGCCAGCGGCTTCCTGCTGTGGTCAACGGCCGCCGCGGCCGGGCTGTCCGCCGTCCTGCTGGCCAGCCCCACCGCGTACGCGGTGCTCCGGATCGCGGGCGGCGTCGTGCTGATGATCCTCGGGGTGAAGACGCTGCGGACCGCGCTCACCACGGCCTCCACCCGCCCGCCCCACGAGGGCGGGCGCACCGGCTTCGCGGGCGGATACCTCACCGGCCTGATCACCAACCTCGGCAACCCCAAGGCGGGCGTGTTCGCCATCTCGGTGCTGCCCCAGTTCGTGACCGCGGAAGGCCCGGTGTTCCTGTCGACCGTCGCCCTGGGAGCCCTGTGGGCGCTCGTCAGCGCCTCCTGGTACATGTTGCTCACCTGGGCCGTCGGCCGCGGGCGCGCCCTGGTATCGCGGCCGACCGTCCTGCGGGGACTCAGCGTGACCACCGGCGTCGTCCTGCTGGGCCTGGGCGCCGCGGTGGCAGCAGGCGTGTGA
- a CDS encoding LysR family transcriptional regulator substrate-binding protein produces MTNGEFRLAYVPGVTPGKWAGVWAERVRDVPLRLMQFPAAEVVPLLWKGDVDAAFVRLPVDREALHVIPLYLETTVVVVPKDHAVAAMEEVELADLADEDVFEPLDEVLTWGDRPGQPAFTRPEDTADAIGLVASGAGTLLLPQSLARLHHRRDLTYRTVTDAPQSQIGLAWLEAVTTDLMEELIGIVRGRTPNSSRGRNAQQQPTRKKPPRQRSAPKPRRQKRRRT; encoded by the coding sequence GTGACCAATGGTGAGTTTCGGCTGGCCTACGTGCCGGGGGTGACGCCCGGGAAGTGGGCCGGGGTGTGGGCCGAGCGGGTGCGGGATGTGCCGCTTCGGCTGATGCAGTTCCCCGCCGCCGAAGTCGTCCCCCTGCTGTGGAAGGGGGATGTGGACGCGGCGTTCGTGCGCCTGCCCGTCGACCGCGAGGCCCTCCATGTGATCCCGCTGTACCTGGAAACGACCGTCGTGGTGGTGCCCAAGGATCACGCGGTGGCCGCGATGGAGGAGGTGGAGCTTGCCGATCTCGCCGACGAGGACGTGTTCGAGCCGCTCGACGAGGTCTTGACCTGGGGCGACCGCCCCGGGCAGCCCGCCTTCACCCGTCCTGAGGACACCGCTGATGCGATCGGGTTGGTGGCGTCGGGGGCCGGCACCCTCCTGCTCCCGCAGTCTTTGGCCCGCCTCCACCACCGCAGAGACCTCACCTACCGCACCGTGACCGACGCTCCTCAATCCCAGATCGGCCTGGCCTGGCTTGAGGCCGTGACGACCGACCTCATGGAGGAACTGATCGGCATCGTCCGCGGCCGCACCCCCAACAGCTCCCGCGGCCGCAACGCCCAACAACAGCCCACCCGTAAGAAGCCGCCGCGCCAGCGCTCCGCCCCCAAGCCCCGCCGCCAAAAGCGCCGCCGGACGTGA
- a CDS encoding DUF5997 family protein, with amino-acid sequence MSTSKAKTPQTMKSATAAKKLGILLSAAPAEFQEGPVSRDELNALQADPPSWLADLRREGPHPRQVVAAKLRVSASGLARAGITGPLTTAEIENLKAENPDWLEREQAVRARVREEELRLKQQRAKA; translated from the coding sequence ATGAGCACGTCCAAGGCGAAGACCCCGCAGACCATGAAGTCCGCGACCGCGGCCAAGAAGCTGGGGATCCTGCTGTCGGCAGCACCCGCCGAGTTCCAGGAAGGCCCTGTCTCCCGGGACGAGTTGAACGCGCTCCAGGCTGACCCGCCCTCTTGGCTCGCCGACCTTCGCCGCGAGGGCCCCCACCCCCGCCAGGTCGTCGCCGCCAAGCTCCGTGTCTCCGCCTCAGGTCTGGCCCGCGCCGGCATCACGGGCCCCCTCACCACAGCCGAGATCGAGAACCTGAAGGCCGAGAACCCCGACTGGCTGGAACGCGAGCAAGCCGTCCGAGCCAGAGTCCGCGAAGAGGAACTCCGCCTCAAGCAGCAGCGCGCCAAGGCCTGA
- a CDS encoding SDR family oxidoreductase, whose product MDGGRRLKAVRGGRRSGSSDTEHHLGLWSCTAASGGRDVRAISVSPGPIRTGVWTDPDGFIGRVAQEQGVSHEDFVQQMMGSLGASTGRISTPEEVARLIAFVASPNNVNGAEYLVDGGITKNL is encoded by the coding sequence ATGGACGGCGGCCGTCGCCTCAAGGCAGTCAGAGGCGGCAGGAGGTCGGGTAGCAGTGATACAGAGCATCATCTGGGACTGTGGTCCTGCACCGCAGCGAGCGGCGGCCGGGACGTGCGCGCGATCAGCGTCTCGCCGGGCCCCATCCGCACCGGAGTCTGGACCGACCCGGACGGCTTCATCGGAAGGGTCGCGCAGGAACAAGGGGTCTCCCACGAAGACTTCGTGCAGCAGATGATGGGCTCCCTCGGCGCCAGCACCGGCCGCATCAGCACGCCCGAGGAGGTCGCCAGGCTCATCGCATTCGTAGCGTCCCCCAACAACGTCAACGGCGCCGAGTACCTGGTCGACGGCGGCATCACCAAGAACCTCTGA
- a CDS encoding FAD/NAD(P)-binding protein, which yields MSTSICVVGAGPRGTVLVERIAANAWRRRIDVHVVDPYPPGGGHVWQADQPGHLLMNTVAADTTLFTDDSVHCAGPVVPGPNLYEWACSTAREGDPDPVIRDEAVRMLPWSHPTRRFHGRYLAWVYGRVKETAPEWITIHEHRTRAVALTEDADGRQIVALEDGTGPLTVDAVILALGHTDLEPLPEQRAHARFAADHGLFYGPPANPLDAPLDAIPPGAPLLVRGLGMNFFDHMSLLTTGRGGRFDHDGERLRYRPSGREPVLYAGSRRGVPYLARGDYGRMPPAVPARYFGDDAVARLRGAGPADFRTDVWPLIAKETTAVYYDVLLRENPSACAMRPERFRAKFDALAWEDPAMADLIASAFPDPAVRLDFSALHRPLGSLSLDHHPVHETVEALVRADLARARDARHSPLKNAMTALGATRGRVRRLVTHGGLTGESHRRDLDGWFQGFAASVASGPPAGRVEELLALADAGLVRFVGPDMTVTTDPAAGAFLGSSPRTGSAPVKAPAFLEAHLPPPDLGRTADPLLRRLRDDGACRPYRIPTPGGPAYETRGMDVAAETFRIIDARGRVHPRRFALGIPIESVDWLTAMGAKPASNAAMLVQADAVARAALTAH from the coding sequence GTGAGCACGTCCATCTGCGTGGTCGGCGCCGGACCGCGCGGCACCGTGCTCGTCGAGCGCATCGCGGCCAACGCCTGGCGACGACGGATCGACGTGCACGTCGTCGATCCGTACCCGCCCGGCGGTGGGCACGTCTGGCAGGCCGACCAGCCCGGCCACCTCCTGATGAACACCGTCGCGGCCGACACGACTCTGTTCACCGACGACAGCGTGCACTGCGCGGGCCCGGTCGTGCCCGGCCCCAACCTGTACGAGTGGGCGTGCTCCACCGCGCGGGAGGGCGATCCCGATCCGGTCATCCGCGACGAGGCCGTCCGGATGCTGCCCTGGTCGCACCCGACCCGCCGGTTCCACGGGCGCTATCTGGCCTGGGTCTACGGGCGCGTCAAGGAGACGGCACCGGAGTGGATCACGATTCACGAGCACCGGACGAGGGCCGTCGCGCTCACCGAGGACGCCGACGGCCGGCAGATCGTCGCGCTGGAGGACGGCACCGGCCCGCTGACCGTCGACGCGGTGATCCTGGCGCTCGGTCACACCGACCTCGAACCCCTCCCGGAGCAGCGGGCGCACGCCCGGTTCGCCGCCGACCACGGCCTTTTCTACGGCCCCCCCGCCAACCCGCTCGACGCGCCTCTGGACGCGATCCCGCCAGGCGCGCCGCTGCTGGTCCGGGGGCTCGGCATGAACTTCTTCGACCACATGTCGCTGCTGACGACGGGACGCGGCGGACGTTTCGACCACGACGGTGAACGGCTGCGCTACCGTCCGTCCGGCCGGGAGCCGGTGCTGTACGCGGGCTCCCGGCGCGGCGTGCCGTACCTTGCCCGAGGCGACTACGGGCGGATGCCGCCCGCGGTCCCGGCGCGGTACTTCGGCGACGACGCCGTGGCCCGGCTGCGGGGGGCCGGACCCGCGGACTTCCGAACCGACGTCTGGCCGCTCATCGCCAAGGAGACCACGGCCGTCTACTACGACGTCCTCCTGCGCGAAAACCCCAGTGCCTGCGCGATGCGCCCGGAACGGTTCCGTGCGAAGTTCGACGCGCTCGCCTGGGAGGACCCGGCGATGGCCGACCTCATCGCTTCGGCGTTCCCGGACCCCGCGGTCCGCCTTGATTTCTCCGCCCTGCACCGTCCGCTGGGAAGCCTCTCGCTCGACCATCACCCCGTCCACGAAACGGTGGAGGCACTGGTCCGCGCCGACCTGGCACGGGCACGCGACGCGCGCCACAGCCCGCTGAAGAACGCCATGACCGCGCTCGGCGCCACCCGGGGCCGGGTCCGTCGGCTGGTGACGCACGGCGGCCTGACCGGCGAGTCACACCGACGGGACCTGGACGGCTGGTTCCAGGGATTCGCCGCCTCGGTGGCCAGCGGCCCGCCCGCGGGCCGCGTAGAGGAACTGCTGGCCCTGGCCGATGCCGGGCTGGTGCGGTTCGTCGGCCCGGACATGACCGTGACCACGGATCCGGCCGCCGGCGCCTTCCTCGGCTCCTCGCCCCGGACCGGTTCAGCCCCGGTCAAGGCGCCCGCCTTCCTGGAGGCCCACCTGCCGCCACCCGACCTCGGCCGTACCGCCGACCCGCTCCTGCGACGGCTCCGGGACGACGGCGCCTGCCGCCCCTATCGCATCCCCACCCCCGGCGGCCCGGCCTACGAGACGCGGGGAATGGACGTCGCCGCCGAAACCTTCCGGATCATCGACGCGCGGGGGCGCGTGCATCCGCGCCGCTTCGCCCTCGGCATCCCGATCGAGTCCGTCGACTGGCTGACGGCGATGGGCGCGAAGCCCGCCTCGAACGCCGCGATGCTCGTCCAGGCCGACGCGGTGGCCAGGGCCGCACTGACCGCGCATTGA
- a CDS encoding amidohydrolase: protein MTDLAALYRDLHRHPEPPFREVRTAGIAAERLRGGGFDVATGIGGTGVAGALRNGDGPAVLLRADMDALPLLEKTGLPYASTVTVDGDRGERVPLMHACGHDMHVACLIGAAERLAETRAGWRGMVLAVFQPAEEIAAGARAMLADGLYERFGAPDMAIAQHVFPHPAGTLLLRPGQVVGATENLEVTLFGRGAHGAQPERSVDPVVLAAATIMRLQTIVARETAPAEQAVITVARVRAGHKENVIPDEATLTLNIRTLSSDVMRTLLSAVERVVQAEAAASGAPRAPEIRPIGAYPVLRNDPDATARLDEAFTRRFGAARVAALDPMLGGEDFGLFGEAAGVPSVFWGLGAADPGRLAEGGVPGNHSPEFAPVIEPTLSTGVEALTTAALTFLRTP from the coding sequence GTGACGGACCTCGCCGCGCTCTACCGCGACCTGCACCGCCACCCCGAACCGCCGTTCCGCGAGGTCCGGACGGCGGGGATCGCCGCCGAGCGGCTGCGCGGCGGCGGCTTCGACGTCGCGACCGGGATCGGCGGCACCGGCGTGGCCGGTGCGCTGCGCAACGGTGACGGACCGGCCGTGCTCCTGCGCGCCGACATGGACGCCCTGCCCCTGCTGGAGAAGACCGGCCTTCCCTACGCCAGCACCGTGACCGTGGACGGCGACCGAGGCGAGCGCGTGCCGTTGATGCACGCCTGCGGCCACGACATGCATGTGGCCTGCCTGATCGGCGCGGCCGAACGGCTCGCGGAGACGCGAGCGGGATGGCGCGGCATGGTGCTCGCGGTGTTCCAGCCCGCCGAGGAGATCGCGGCCGGCGCGCGGGCGATGCTGGCCGACGGGCTCTACGAACGGTTCGGCGCTCCGGACATGGCGATCGCCCAGCACGTCTTCCCGCACCCGGCGGGGACGCTGCTCCTGCGCCCCGGGCAGGTCGTGGGCGCCACCGAGAACCTGGAGGTCACCCTGTTCGGCAGGGGCGCGCACGGCGCGCAACCCGAGCGGAGCGTGGACCCGGTCGTGCTCGCCGCCGCCACGATCATGCGGTTGCAGACGATCGTGGCGCGCGAGACCGCGCCGGCGGAGCAGGCCGTGATCACCGTGGCCCGGGTGCGGGCCGGGCACAAGGAGAACGTCATCCCGGACGAGGCCACGCTCACCCTGAACATCCGGACGCTCTCCAGTGACGTCATGCGCACGCTCCTGTCCGCCGTCGAACGTGTCGTCCAGGCCGAGGCCGCGGCGTCGGGCGCGCCCCGGGCACCGGAGATCCGTCCGATCGGCGCCTACCCCGTCCTGCGCAACGACCCGGACGCCACCGCCCGCCTGGACGAGGCGTTCACCCGGCGCTTCGGCGCCGCACGGGTCGCCGCCCTCGACCCCATGCTCGGCGGCGAGGACTTCGGCCTGTTCGGCGAGGCGGCCGGCGTCCCCTCGGTGTTCTGGGGGCTCGGTGCCGCCGACCCCGGCCGGCTCGCCGAGGGGGGCGTGCCCGGGAACCACTCCCCCGAGTTCGCCCCCGTCATCGAGCCCACGCTGTCAACGGGTGTCGAAGCCCTGACCACGGCGGCGCTCACGTTCCTCCGCACGCCGTGA